A single genomic interval of Orcinus orca chromosome 19, mOrcOrc1.1, whole genome shotgun sequence harbors:
- the MPP2 gene encoding MAGUK p55 subfamily member 2 isoform X4, with translation MPVAATNSESAMQQVLDNLGSLPNATGAAELDLIFLRGIMESPIVRSLAKAHERLEETKLEAVRDNNLELVREILRDLARLAERSSAAAELVRILQEPHFQSLLETHDSVASKTYETPPPSPGLDPTFSNQPVPPDAVRMVGVRKTAGEHLGVTFRVEGGELVIARILHGGMVAQQGLLHVGDIIKEVNGQPVGSDPRALQELLRNASGSVILKILPSYQEPHLPRQVFVKCHFDYDPARDSLIPCKEAGLRFNAGDLLQIVNQDDANWWQACHVEGGSAGLIPSQLLEEKRKAFVKRDLELTPTSGTLCGSISGKKKKRMMYLTTKNAEFDRHELLIYEEVARMPPFRRKTLVLIGAQGVGRRSLKNRLIMWDPDRYGTTVPYTSRRPKDSEREGQGYSFVSRAEMEADIRAGRYLEHGEYEGNLYGTRIDSIRGVVAAGRVCVLDVNPQAVKVLRTAEFVPYVVFIEAPDFETLRAMNRTALESGVSTKQLTEADLRRTVEESSRIQRGYGHYFDLSLVNRNLERTFRELQAALEKLRTEPQWVPVSWVY, from the exons ATGCCAGTTGCCGCCACCAACTCTGAGTCTG CCATGCAGCAAGTCCTGGACAACCTGGGATCCCTCCCCAATGCCACAGGGGCAGCCGAACTGGACCTGATCTTCCTTCGAGGCATTATGGAAAGTCCTATAGTGAGATCCCTGGCCAAG gcccaCGAGCGGCTGGAGGAGACGAAGCTGGAGGCCGTGCGGGACAACAACCTAGAGCTGGTGCGGGAGATCCTGCGGGACCTGGCGCGGCTGGCAGAGCGGAGCAGCGCGGCGGCGGAGCTGGTCCGCATCCTCCAGGAGCCCCACTTCCAG TCCCTTCTGGAGACGCACGACTCTGTGGCCTCAAAGACCTATGAGACACcgccccccagccctggcctggacCCCACGTTCAGCAACCAGCCCGTGCCTCCTGACGCAGTGCGCATGGTGGGCGTCCGCAAGACGGCTGGAGAGCATCTG GGCGTGACATTCCGCGTGGAGGGTGGCGAGTTGGTGATCGCACGCATTCTGCACGGGGGCATGGTGGCTCAGCAAGGCCTACTGCACGTGGGCGACATCATCAAGGAGGTGAACGGGCAGCCGGTGGGCAGCGACCCCCGCGCGCTGCAGGAGCTCCTGCGCAACGCCAGCGGCAGCGTTATCCTCAAGATCCTGCCCAGCTACCAGGAGCCCCATCTGCCCCGCCAG GTATTTGTGAAATGCCACTTTGACTATGACCCAGCCAGAGACAGCCTTATCCCCTGCAAGGAAGCCGGCCTGCGCTTCAATGCTGGGGACCTGCTTCAGATTGTAAACCAGGACGACGCCAACTGGTGGCAG GCGTGCCACGTAGAAGGGGGCAGCGCTGGGCTCATCCCCAGTCAGCTCCTAGAGGAGAAGCGGAAAGCCTTTGTCAAGCGGGACCTGGAGCTGACACCCACCTCAG GGACCCTGTGCGGCAgcatttcaggaaagaaaaagaagcgaATGATGTATTTGACCACCAAGAATGCAG AGTTTGACCGCCATGAGTTGCTCATTTATGAGGAGGTGGCCCGCATGCCCCCCTTCCGCCGGAAAACCCTGGTGCTCATCGGGGCTCAGGGTGTGGGCCGGCGCAGCCTGAAGAACAGACTCATCATGTGGGATCCGGATCGCTATGGCACCACAGTGCCCT ACACGTCCCGGAGGCCCAAGGACTCAGAACGGGAAGGCCAGGGTTACAGCTTTGTGTCCCGTGCGGAGATGGAGGCTGACATCCGTGCTGGGCGATACCTGGAACATGGTGAATACGAGGGCAACCTGTATGGCACACGTATCGACTCCATCCGGGGCGTGGTCGCTGCCGGCCGGGTGTGTGTGCTGGATGTCAACCCCCAG GCAGTGAAGGTCCTGAGAACAGCTGAGTTTGTCCCTTATGTGGTGTTCATTGAGGCCCCTGACTTTGAGACCCTGCGAGCCATGAACCGGACGGCGCTGGAGAGTGGGGTGTCCACCAAGCAGCTCACG GAGGCGGACCTGAGACGGACAGTGGAGGAGAGCAGCCGTATCCAGAGGGGCTACGGGCATTACTTCGACCTCAGTCTGGTCAATAGGAACCTGGAGAGGACCTTCCGTGAACTCCAGGCCGCCCTGGAGAAGCTGCGCACGGAGCCCCAGTGGGTGCCCGTCAGCTGGGTGTACTGA
- the MPP2 gene encoding MAGUK p55 subfamily member 2 isoform X1, translated as MPSPLPRWVILKARPFLIPSLALPSCLLNLLSPLLQEIHFRALADFTMPVAATNSESAMQQVLDNLGSLPNATGAAELDLIFLRGIMESPIVRSLAKAHERLEETKLEAVRDNNLELVREILRDLARLAERSSAAAELVRILQEPHFQSLLETHDSVASKTYETPPPSPGLDPTFSNQPVPPDAVRMVGVRKTAGEHLGVTFRVEGGELVIARILHGGMVAQQGLLHVGDIIKEVNGQPVGSDPRALQELLRNASGSVILKILPSYQEPHLPRQVFVKCHFDYDPARDSLIPCKEAGLRFNAGDLLQIVNQDDANWWQACHVEGGSAGLIPSQLLEEKRKAFVKRDLELTPTSGTLCGSISGKKKKRMMYLTTKNAEFDRHELLIYEEVARMPPFRRKTLVLIGAQGVGRRSLKNRLIMWDPDRYGTTVPYTSRRPKDSEREGQGYSFVSRAEMEADIRAGRYLEHGEYEGNLYGTRIDSIRGVVAAGRVCVLDVNPQAVKVLRTAEFVPYVVFIEAPDFETLRAMNRTALESGVSTKQLTEADLRRTVEESSRIQRGYGHYFDLSLVNRNLERTFRELQAALEKLRTEPQWVPVSWVY; from the exons ATGCCCTCTCCCCTACCTCGCTGGGTGATCCTGAAGGCGAGGCCCTTCCTGATTCCTTCCCTTGCTTTGCCCTCGTGCCTTCTCAACCTCCtgtctcccctcctccaggagaTTCATTTCAGAGCCCTTGCTGATTTCACCATGCCAGTTGCCGCCACCAACTCTGAGTCTG CCATGCAGCAAGTCCTGGACAACCTGGGATCCCTCCCCAATGCCACAGGGGCAGCCGAACTGGACCTGATCTTCCTTCGAGGCATTATGGAAAGTCCTATAGTGAGATCCCTGGCCAAG gcccaCGAGCGGCTGGAGGAGACGAAGCTGGAGGCCGTGCGGGACAACAACCTAGAGCTGGTGCGGGAGATCCTGCGGGACCTGGCGCGGCTGGCAGAGCGGAGCAGCGCGGCGGCGGAGCTGGTCCGCATCCTCCAGGAGCCCCACTTCCAG TCCCTTCTGGAGACGCACGACTCTGTGGCCTCAAAGACCTATGAGACACcgccccccagccctggcctggacCCCACGTTCAGCAACCAGCCCGTGCCTCCTGACGCAGTGCGCATGGTGGGCGTCCGCAAGACGGCTGGAGAGCATCTG GGCGTGACATTCCGCGTGGAGGGTGGCGAGTTGGTGATCGCACGCATTCTGCACGGGGGCATGGTGGCTCAGCAAGGCCTACTGCACGTGGGCGACATCATCAAGGAGGTGAACGGGCAGCCGGTGGGCAGCGACCCCCGCGCGCTGCAGGAGCTCCTGCGCAACGCCAGCGGCAGCGTTATCCTCAAGATCCTGCCCAGCTACCAGGAGCCCCATCTGCCCCGCCAG GTATTTGTGAAATGCCACTTTGACTATGACCCAGCCAGAGACAGCCTTATCCCCTGCAAGGAAGCCGGCCTGCGCTTCAATGCTGGGGACCTGCTTCAGATTGTAAACCAGGACGACGCCAACTGGTGGCAG GCGTGCCACGTAGAAGGGGGCAGCGCTGGGCTCATCCCCAGTCAGCTCCTAGAGGAGAAGCGGAAAGCCTTTGTCAAGCGGGACCTGGAGCTGACACCCACCTCAG GGACCCTGTGCGGCAgcatttcaggaaagaaaaagaagcgaATGATGTATTTGACCACCAAGAATGCAG AGTTTGACCGCCATGAGTTGCTCATTTATGAGGAGGTGGCCCGCATGCCCCCCTTCCGCCGGAAAACCCTGGTGCTCATCGGGGCTCAGGGTGTGGGCCGGCGCAGCCTGAAGAACAGACTCATCATGTGGGATCCGGATCGCTATGGCACCACAGTGCCCT ACACGTCCCGGAGGCCCAAGGACTCAGAACGGGAAGGCCAGGGTTACAGCTTTGTGTCCCGTGCGGAGATGGAGGCTGACATCCGTGCTGGGCGATACCTGGAACATGGTGAATACGAGGGCAACCTGTATGGCACACGTATCGACTCCATCCGGGGCGTGGTCGCTGCCGGCCGGGTGTGTGTGCTGGATGTCAACCCCCAG GCAGTGAAGGTCCTGAGAACAGCTGAGTTTGTCCCTTATGTGGTGTTCATTGAGGCCCCTGACTTTGAGACCCTGCGAGCCATGAACCGGACGGCGCTGGAGAGTGGGGTGTCCACCAAGCAGCTCACG GAGGCGGACCTGAGACGGACAGTGGAGGAGAGCAGCCGTATCCAGAGGGGCTACGGGCATTACTTCGACCTCAGTCTGGTCAATAGGAACCTGGAGAGGACCTTCCGTGAACTCCAGGCCGCCCTGGAGAAGCTGCGCACGGAGCCCCAGTGGGTGCCCGTCAGCTGGGTGTACTGA
- the MPP2 gene encoding MAGUK p55 subfamily member 2 isoform X2, whose protein sequence is MAGSPGCGASLEGISLGSSEEAELRREAMQQVLDNLGSLPNATGAAELDLIFLRGIMESPIVRSLAKAHERLEETKLEAVRDNNLELVREILRDLARLAERSSAAAELVRILQEPHFQSLLETHDSVASKTYETPPPSPGLDPTFSNQPVPPDAVRMVGVRKTAGEHLGVTFRVEGGELVIARILHGGMVAQQGLLHVGDIIKEVNGQPVGSDPRALQELLRNASGSVILKILPSYQEPHLPRQVFVKCHFDYDPARDSLIPCKEAGLRFNAGDLLQIVNQDDANWWQACHVEGGSAGLIPSQLLEEKRKAFVKRDLELTPTSGTLCGSISGKKKKRMMYLTTKNAEFDRHELLIYEEVARMPPFRRKTLVLIGAQGVGRRSLKNRLIMWDPDRYGTTVPYTSRRPKDSEREGQGYSFVSRAEMEADIRAGRYLEHGEYEGNLYGTRIDSIRGVVAAGRVCVLDVNPQAVKVLRTAEFVPYVVFIEAPDFETLRAMNRTALESGVSTKQLTEADLRRTVEESSRIQRGYGHYFDLSLVNRNLERTFRELQAALEKLRTEPQWVPVSWVY, encoded by the exons ATGGCCGGCAGCCCGGGCTGCGGGGCCTCTTTGGAGGGTATATCCCTGGGCTCCTCTGAGGAAGCCGAGCTCCGGAGGGAAG CCATGCAGCAAGTCCTGGACAACCTGGGATCCCTCCCCAATGCCACAGGGGCAGCCGAACTGGACCTGATCTTCCTTCGAGGCATTATGGAAAGTCCTATAGTGAGATCCCTGGCCAAG gcccaCGAGCGGCTGGAGGAGACGAAGCTGGAGGCCGTGCGGGACAACAACCTAGAGCTGGTGCGGGAGATCCTGCGGGACCTGGCGCGGCTGGCAGAGCGGAGCAGCGCGGCGGCGGAGCTGGTCCGCATCCTCCAGGAGCCCCACTTCCAG TCCCTTCTGGAGACGCACGACTCTGTGGCCTCAAAGACCTATGAGACACcgccccccagccctggcctggacCCCACGTTCAGCAACCAGCCCGTGCCTCCTGACGCAGTGCGCATGGTGGGCGTCCGCAAGACGGCTGGAGAGCATCTG GGCGTGACATTCCGCGTGGAGGGTGGCGAGTTGGTGATCGCACGCATTCTGCACGGGGGCATGGTGGCTCAGCAAGGCCTACTGCACGTGGGCGACATCATCAAGGAGGTGAACGGGCAGCCGGTGGGCAGCGACCCCCGCGCGCTGCAGGAGCTCCTGCGCAACGCCAGCGGCAGCGTTATCCTCAAGATCCTGCCCAGCTACCAGGAGCCCCATCTGCCCCGCCAG GTATTTGTGAAATGCCACTTTGACTATGACCCAGCCAGAGACAGCCTTATCCCCTGCAAGGAAGCCGGCCTGCGCTTCAATGCTGGGGACCTGCTTCAGATTGTAAACCAGGACGACGCCAACTGGTGGCAG GCGTGCCACGTAGAAGGGGGCAGCGCTGGGCTCATCCCCAGTCAGCTCCTAGAGGAGAAGCGGAAAGCCTTTGTCAAGCGGGACCTGGAGCTGACACCCACCTCAG GGACCCTGTGCGGCAgcatttcaggaaagaaaaagaagcgaATGATGTATTTGACCACCAAGAATGCAG AGTTTGACCGCCATGAGTTGCTCATTTATGAGGAGGTGGCCCGCATGCCCCCCTTCCGCCGGAAAACCCTGGTGCTCATCGGGGCTCAGGGTGTGGGCCGGCGCAGCCTGAAGAACAGACTCATCATGTGGGATCCGGATCGCTATGGCACCACAGTGCCCT ACACGTCCCGGAGGCCCAAGGACTCAGAACGGGAAGGCCAGGGTTACAGCTTTGTGTCCCGTGCGGAGATGGAGGCTGACATCCGTGCTGGGCGATACCTGGAACATGGTGAATACGAGGGCAACCTGTATGGCACACGTATCGACTCCATCCGGGGCGTGGTCGCTGCCGGCCGGGTGTGTGTGCTGGATGTCAACCCCCAG GCAGTGAAGGTCCTGAGAACAGCTGAGTTTGTCCCTTATGTGGTGTTCATTGAGGCCCCTGACTTTGAGACCCTGCGAGCCATGAACCGGACGGCGCTGGAGAGTGGGGTGTCCACCAAGCAGCTCACG GAGGCGGACCTGAGACGGACAGTGGAGGAGAGCAGCCGTATCCAGAGGGGCTACGGGCATTACTTCGACCTCAGTCTGGTCAATAGGAACCTGGAGAGGACCTTCCGTGAACTCCAGGCCGCCCTGGAGAAGCTGCGCACGGAGCCCCAGTGGGTGCCCGTCAGCTGGGTGTACTGA
- the MPP2 gene encoding MAGUK p55 subfamily member 2 isoform X3 has protein sequence MCCRGGAVFCGMWAMQQVLDNLGSLPNATGAAELDLIFLRGIMESPIVRSLAKAHERLEETKLEAVRDNNLELVREILRDLARLAERSSAAAELVRILQEPHFQSLLETHDSVASKTYETPPPSPGLDPTFSNQPVPPDAVRMVGVRKTAGEHLGVTFRVEGGELVIARILHGGMVAQQGLLHVGDIIKEVNGQPVGSDPRALQELLRNASGSVILKILPSYQEPHLPRQVFVKCHFDYDPARDSLIPCKEAGLRFNAGDLLQIVNQDDANWWQACHVEGGSAGLIPSQLLEEKRKAFVKRDLELTPTSGTLCGSISGKKKKRMMYLTTKNAEFDRHELLIYEEVARMPPFRRKTLVLIGAQGVGRRSLKNRLIMWDPDRYGTTVPYTSRRPKDSEREGQGYSFVSRAEMEADIRAGRYLEHGEYEGNLYGTRIDSIRGVVAAGRVCVLDVNPQAVKVLRTAEFVPYVVFIEAPDFETLRAMNRTALESGVSTKQLTEADLRRTVEESSRIQRGYGHYFDLSLVNRNLERTFRELQAALEKLRTEPQWVPVSWVY, from the exons ATGTGCTGCCGGGGAGGCGCTGTCTTCTGTGGGATGTGGG CCATGCAGCAAGTCCTGGACAACCTGGGATCCCTCCCCAATGCCACAGGGGCAGCCGAACTGGACCTGATCTTCCTTCGAGGCATTATGGAAAGTCCTATAGTGAGATCCCTGGCCAAG gcccaCGAGCGGCTGGAGGAGACGAAGCTGGAGGCCGTGCGGGACAACAACCTAGAGCTGGTGCGGGAGATCCTGCGGGACCTGGCGCGGCTGGCAGAGCGGAGCAGCGCGGCGGCGGAGCTGGTCCGCATCCTCCAGGAGCCCCACTTCCAG TCCCTTCTGGAGACGCACGACTCTGTGGCCTCAAAGACCTATGAGACACcgccccccagccctggcctggacCCCACGTTCAGCAACCAGCCCGTGCCTCCTGACGCAGTGCGCATGGTGGGCGTCCGCAAGACGGCTGGAGAGCATCTG GGCGTGACATTCCGCGTGGAGGGTGGCGAGTTGGTGATCGCACGCATTCTGCACGGGGGCATGGTGGCTCAGCAAGGCCTACTGCACGTGGGCGACATCATCAAGGAGGTGAACGGGCAGCCGGTGGGCAGCGACCCCCGCGCGCTGCAGGAGCTCCTGCGCAACGCCAGCGGCAGCGTTATCCTCAAGATCCTGCCCAGCTACCAGGAGCCCCATCTGCCCCGCCAG GTATTTGTGAAATGCCACTTTGACTATGACCCAGCCAGAGACAGCCTTATCCCCTGCAAGGAAGCCGGCCTGCGCTTCAATGCTGGGGACCTGCTTCAGATTGTAAACCAGGACGACGCCAACTGGTGGCAG GCGTGCCACGTAGAAGGGGGCAGCGCTGGGCTCATCCCCAGTCAGCTCCTAGAGGAGAAGCGGAAAGCCTTTGTCAAGCGGGACCTGGAGCTGACACCCACCTCAG GGACCCTGTGCGGCAgcatttcaggaaagaaaaagaagcgaATGATGTATTTGACCACCAAGAATGCAG AGTTTGACCGCCATGAGTTGCTCATTTATGAGGAGGTGGCCCGCATGCCCCCCTTCCGCCGGAAAACCCTGGTGCTCATCGGGGCTCAGGGTGTGGGCCGGCGCAGCCTGAAGAACAGACTCATCATGTGGGATCCGGATCGCTATGGCACCACAGTGCCCT ACACGTCCCGGAGGCCCAAGGACTCAGAACGGGAAGGCCAGGGTTACAGCTTTGTGTCCCGTGCGGAGATGGAGGCTGACATCCGTGCTGGGCGATACCTGGAACATGGTGAATACGAGGGCAACCTGTATGGCACACGTATCGACTCCATCCGGGGCGTGGTCGCTGCCGGCCGGGTGTGTGTGCTGGATGTCAACCCCCAG GCAGTGAAGGTCCTGAGAACAGCTGAGTTTGTCCCTTATGTGGTGTTCATTGAGGCCCCTGACTTTGAGACCCTGCGAGCCATGAACCGGACGGCGCTGGAGAGTGGGGTGTCCACCAAGCAGCTCACG GAGGCGGACCTGAGACGGACAGTGGAGGAGAGCAGCCGTATCCAGAGGGGCTACGGGCATTACTTCGACCTCAGTCTGGTCAATAGGAACCTGGAGAGGACCTTCCGTGAACTCCAGGCCGCCCTGGAGAAGCTGCGCACGGAGCCCCAGTGGGTGCCCGTCAGCTGGGTGTACTGA
- the MPP2 gene encoding MAGUK p55 subfamily member 2 isoform X5 — MQQVLDNLGSLPNATGAAELDLIFLRGIMESPIVRSLAKAHERLEETKLEAVRDNNLELVREILRDLARLAERSSAAAELVRILQEPHFQSLLETHDSVASKTYETPPPSPGLDPTFSNQPVPPDAVRMVGVRKTAGEHLGVTFRVEGGELVIARILHGGMVAQQGLLHVGDIIKEVNGQPVGSDPRALQELLRNASGSVILKILPSYQEPHLPRQVFVKCHFDYDPARDSLIPCKEAGLRFNAGDLLQIVNQDDANWWQACHVEGGSAGLIPSQLLEEKRKAFVKRDLELTPTSGTLCGSISGKKKKRMMYLTTKNAEFDRHELLIYEEVARMPPFRRKTLVLIGAQGVGRRSLKNRLIMWDPDRYGTTVPYTSRRPKDSEREGQGYSFVSRAEMEADIRAGRYLEHGEYEGNLYGTRIDSIRGVVAAGRVCVLDVNPQAVKVLRTAEFVPYVVFIEAPDFETLRAMNRTALESGVSTKQLTEADLRRTVEESSRIQRGYGHYFDLSLVNRNLERTFRELQAALEKLRTEPQWVPVSWVY; from the exons ATGCAGCAAGTCCTGGACAACCTGGGATCCCTCCCCAATGCCACAGGGGCAGCCGAACTGGACCTGATCTTCCTTCGAGGCATTATGGAAAGTCCTATAGTGAGATCCCTGGCCAAG gcccaCGAGCGGCTGGAGGAGACGAAGCTGGAGGCCGTGCGGGACAACAACCTAGAGCTGGTGCGGGAGATCCTGCGGGACCTGGCGCGGCTGGCAGAGCGGAGCAGCGCGGCGGCGGAGCTGGTCCGCATCCTCCAGGAGCCCCACTTCCAG TCCCTTCTGGAGACGCACGACTCTGTGGCCTCAAAGACCTATGAGACACcgccccccagccctggcctggacCCCACGTTCAGCAACCAGCCCGTGCCTCCTGACGCAGTGCGCATGGTGGGCGTCCGCAAGACGGCTGGAGAGCATCTG GGCGTGACATTCCGCGTGGAGGGTGGCGAGTTGGTGATCGCACGCATTCTGCACGGGGGCATGGTGGCTCAGCAAGGCCTACTGCACGTGGGCGACATCATCAAGGAGGTGAACGGGCAGCCGGTGGGCAGCGACCCCCGCGCGCTGCAGGAGCTCCTGCGCAACGCCAGCGGCAGCGTTATCCTCAAGATCCTGCCCAGCTACCAGGAGCCCCATCTGCCCCGCCAG GTATTTGTGAAATGCCACTTTGACTATGACCCAGCCAGAGACAGCCTTATCCCCTGCAAGGAAGCCGGCCTGCGCTTCAATGCTGGGGACCTGCTTCAGATTGTAAACCAGGACGACGCCAACTGGTGGCAG GCGTGCCACGTAGAAGGGGGCAGCGCTGGGCTCATCCCCAGTCAGCTCCTAGAGGAGAAGCGGAAAGCCTTTGTCAAGCGGGACCTGGAGCTGACACCCACCTCAG GGACCCTGTGCGGCAgcatttcaggaaagaaaaagaagcgaATGATGTATTTGACCACCAAGAATGCAG AGTTTGACCGCCATGAGTTGCTCATTTATGAGGAGGTGGCCCGCATGCCCCCCTTCCGCCGGAAAACCCTGGTGCTCATCGGGGCTCAGGGTGTGGGCCGGCGCAGCCTGAAGAACAGACTCATCATGTGGGATCCGGATCGCTATGGCACCACAGTGCCCT ACACGTCCCGGAGGCCCAAGGACTCAGAACGGGAAGGCCAGGGTTACAGCTTTGTGTCCCGTGCGGAGATGGAGGCTGACATCCGTGCTGGGCGATACCTGGAACATGGTGAATACGAGGGCAACCTGTATGGCACACGTATCGACTCCATCCGGGGCGTGGTCGCTGCCGGCCGGGTGTGTGTGCTGGATGTCAACCCCCAG GCAGTGAAGGTCCTGAGAACAGCTGAGTTTGTCCCTTATGTGGTGTTCATTGAGGCCCCTGACTTTGAGACCCTGCGAGCCATGAACCGGACGGCGCTGGAGAGTGGGGTGTCCACCAAGCAGCTCACG GAGGCGGACCTGAGACGGACAGTGGAGGAGAGCAGCCGTATCCAGAGGGGCTACGGGCATTACTTCGACCTCAGTCTGGTCAATAGGAACCTGGAGAGGACCTTCCGTGAACTCCAGGCCGCCCTGGAGAAGCTGCGCACGGAGCCCCAGTGGGTGCCCGTCAGCTGGGTGTACTGA